A stretch of DNA from Oryzomicrobium terrae:
GCAGGCCGGCCTTTTCCAGGTACGCGGTGACCACTCGGGAGCCGGGGGCCAGGGAGGTCTTGATGTGGGGCTGGACCGTCAGGCCCTTGTCCACCGCCTTCTTGGCCAGCAGACCGGCGGCGATCAGCACCGCCGGGTTGGAGGTGTTGGTGCAGGAGGTGATGGCGGCGATCAGCACGTCGCCGTGGTGCAGGCTGACGCCGGGCATGGCCGTGGCTACGGTCTCGCCCAGGGCCTGGGCGCTCTTGCCGAAGCCGTTGTCGGCCACCGGGGCGGAAAACAGCCGGTCGAAGGTGCGGCCCATCTCGGGCAGGGGGATGCGGTCCTGGGGCCGCTTGGGCCCGGCCAGGGACGGCACCACGGTGGCCAGGTCCAGGGTGAGCACCTGGGAATAGTCGATCTGGCCGGCCCGGGGAATGCCGAACAGGTCCTGGGCGCGGAAGTAGCCTTCGAACAGGTCGGCTTCCTCGTCGCTGCGGCCGGTGTTGCGCAGGAAGGCCACGGTCTTCTCATCCGGGGGGAAGAAGCCCATGGTGGCGCCGTATTCCGGGGCCATGTTGGCGATGGTGGCCCGGTCGGTGACCGACAGGCTGGCGGTGCCCTCGCCGAAGAATTCGACGAACTTGCCCACCACCTTGGCCCGGCGCAGCAGTTCGGTGAGGGTCAGCACCAGGTCGGTGGCGGTGACGCCTTCGTTGAGCTTGCCTTGCAGTTCCACGCCGACCACATCCGGGGTGAGGAAGTACACCGGCTGGCCGAGCATGGCGGCTTCGGCCTCGATGCCGCCGACGCCCCAGCCGACCACGCCGACGCCGTTGATCATGGTGGTATGGGAATCGGTGCCCACCAGGGTGTCGGGGAAATACACCCCGTCCTTGCCGCGCACGCCGCGGAACAGGTATTCCAGGTTCACCTGGTGCACGATGCCGATGCCGGGGGGCACCACCTTGAAGGTGTCGAAGGCCTGCATGCCCCACTTCATGAACTGGTAGCGCTCGCCGTTGCGCTGGAATTCGTATTGCATGTTGCGCACCAGGGCGTCCGGGGTGCCATAGACGTCCACCTGCACCGAGTGATCCACCACCAGGTCCACCGGCACCAGGGGCTCGATGCGCTTGGGGTCGCGGCCCAGGTCGGCGGCCACGTTGCGCATGGCGGCAAGGTCGCAGAGCAGGGGAACACCGGTGAAGTCCTGCAGAACCACCCGGGCGACGACGAACGGAATCTCGTCGCTGCGGGGCGCATAGGCACCCCAGTTGGCCAGCTGGGCGACGTGCTCGCCGGTCACCTTGTTGCCGTCACACTGGCGCAACACGGCTTCAAGCACGATACGGATCGACACCGGCAAACGGGATATTGCGGGAAATCCGGAGGCGGCCAGGGCGGGGAGAGAGTAAAATTCGCCGCTTCGGCCCGCCGGGGTCGAAAAGCGTTGCCGGGTGGTTGCGTAAGGGTTCGGCTGGGTCATGACAACTCCTTGAGGACTGTCGCAGGATCGGCTCCGTGGCTTGGAGGCACCTGATTGATCTTAGTCCGACCCGGTGTTGCCTGTCGGGTTCCGCCGCTGGTGCGTTGCAACGCACCGGCCGGCTTCGATCTCCCCCAAAGAATGCCAGTGTTTTTTTGCGCTTTTTTGGCGTCCGACGTTCACACCCTAACGCTAAAAAGCTATCATATATAAGACTTGGGTCCGCCTTGGCGGATGCCAGGGAGTTTGGACCTTCTCGTGTGAGGATTGAGCCGTGCTGGAAACCTATCGTGCCCACGTGGCCGAGCGCGCTGCGCTTGGCATTCCGCCCCTGCCGCTGACGGCGAAGCAGACCGAAGAACTGATCGCGCTGCTGAAGAACCCGCCCAAGGGCGAAGAGCAGGCCCTGGTTGAGCTCATCACCCACCGCGTGCCGGCCGGCGTGGATGACGCCGCCAAGGTCAAGGCCGCCTTCCTGGCCAAGGTCGCCAAAGGCGAAGAATCCTGCGCCCTGGTGTCCCGCGCCAAGGCCACCGAACTGCTGGGCACCATGCTCGGCGGCTTCAACATCAAGCCCCTGATCGACCTGCTCGGCGACGCCGAAGTGGGCGGCGTGGCGGCCGAGGGCCTGAAGAAGACCCTGCTGGTGTTCGACTACTTCCACGACGTGGCCGAGCTGGCCAAGTCCGGCAACGCCAACGCCAAGGCCGTGCTGCAGTCCTGGGCCGATGGCGAGTGGTTCACCTCCCGCCCCGAAGTGCCGGCTTCCCAGAAGCTCACCGTTTTCAAGGTCACCGGCGAAACCAACACCGACGACCTGTCCCCGGCCCCGGATGCCTGGTCCCGCCCGGACATCCCGCTGCACGCCCTAGCCATGCTGAAGAACCCGCGCCCGGGCATCACCCCGGAAGAAGCCGGCGTGCGCGGCCCGGTCAAGTTCCTCGAAGAACTGCGCGCCAAGGGCAACCTGGTTGCCTACGTGGGTGACGTGGTCGGCACCGGCTCCTCCCGCAAGTCCGCCACCAACTCGGTGCTGTGGTTCACCGGCGAAGACATCCCCTTCGTCCCGAATAAGCGCTTCGGCGGCGTCTGCCTGGGTTCCAAGATCGCCCCGATCTTCTTCAACACCATGGAAGACGCCGGCGCCCTGCCGATCGAAATCGACGCCGGCCAGATGGACATGGGCGACGAGATCGAGCTGAAGGTCGATCACGCCAGCGGTAAGGTCACCGCCCTCAAGAACGGTGCCGTGATCGCCGAATCCCAGCTCAAGACCCTGGTGATCCTGGACGAAGTGCGCGCCGGCGGCCGCATCCCCCTGATCATCGGCCGTGGCCTCACCGCCAAGGCCCGCGAGGCCCTGGGCCTGGCCCCCTCCACCCTGTTCCGCCTGCCCCAGAACCCGGCCGATTCCGGCAAGGGTTTCTCCCTGGCGCAGAAGATGGTCGGCCGCGCCTGTGGCCTGCCGGAAGGCCAGGGCATCCGCCCGGGTACCTACTGCGAACCGAAGATGACCACCGTCGGTTCCCAGGACACCACCGGCCCCATGACCCGCGACGAACTGAAGGACCTGGCTTGCCTGGGCTTCTCCGCCGACATGGTGATGCAGTCCTTCTGCCACACCGCCGCCTACCCGAAGCTGGTGGACGTGCGCATGCACCGCGAGCTGCCGTCCTTCATCAGCACCCGCGGCGGCGTCGCCCTGCGTCCGGGTGACGGCGTGATCCACTCCTGGCTGAACCGCCTGCTGCTGCCGGACACCGTCGGCACCGGCGGTGACTCCCACACCCGTTTCCCGATCGGCATCTCCTTCCCGGCCGGCTCCGGTCTGGTGGCCTTCGCCGCCGCTACCGGCGTGATGCCCCTGGATATGCCCGAATCCGTGCTGGTGCGCTTCAAGGGCAAGATGCAGCCCGGCGTCACCCTGCGTGACCTGGTCAATGCCATTCCCCTGTACGCCATCCGCCAGGGCCTGCTGACCGTCGAGAAGAAGGGCAAGAAGAACATCTTCTCCGGCCGCATCCTGGAAATCGAAGGTCTGCCCGACCTGAAGGTGGAACAGGCCTTCGAACTGACCGACGCTTCCGCCGAGCGCTCCGCCGCCGGCTGCACGGTGCACCTCAACAAGGAACCGATCGTCGAGTACATGAACTCGAACATCACCTTGATGAAGTGGATGATCGCCAACGGCTACCAGGATGCCCGCACCCTGAAGCGCCGCATCAAGGCCATGGAAGAGTGGATCGCCAAGGGCGAGCTGCTCAAGGCCGACGCCGATGCCGAATACGCCGCCGTGATCGAGATCGACCTGGCCGACATCAAGGAGCCCATCGTCGCCTGCCCGAACGACCCGGACGACGTGAAACTGCTGTCCGAAGTCGCCGGCGACAAGATCGACGAAGTGTTCATCGGCTCGTGCATGACCAACATCGGCCACTTCCGCGCCGCGGGCAAGGTGCTGGATGGCAAGTCCGACATCCCGACCCGTCTGTGGATCGCCCCGCCGACCAAGATGGACGCCATGATCCTCAACGAGGAAGGCTACTACTCGGTTCTCGGCAAGTCCGGCGCCCGCATGGAAATGCCCGGCTGCTCCCTGTGCATGGGCAACCAGGCGCAGATCCGCAAGGGTTCCACCGCCATGTCCACCTCCACCCGGAACTTCCCGAACCGGCTGGGCATCGACACCCGGGTTTACCTGGGTTCCGCCGAACTGGCGGCTGTCTGCGCCCTGCTCGGCAAGATCCCGAGTGTGGCCGAGTACATGGAGCAGGTGAACGTGGTCAACCAGAAGGCTGCCGATATCTACCGCTACATGAACTTCGACCAGATCGCCGAGTTCAAGGACGTGGCCGATACCGTCACGCTCTGACGATGCAGGAATAAAACCAAAGGAAGTAGCGAGGAGGGAACGGCTCCGCCCACAAGGCGGGGCCGTTTTTTTTTGCGCCTGTTGCAGGATGGGGCGGTGGCAGCACATATCCGAACAGGCGCTTCGATGCACGTGCAGCATCGCCAGGCAGCCCCTCAGTTTGCCGTTCTGAGTGGCCGACTTGCCGAATTGCCTGGCATCGATGGGCCGCGGTGTGAATATTTGCCTGGGTGTGTCAATTTATCGTCAGGAATCGCTCAAGTTTCTCCTGCAGCGAACGCTATAACGATAAGAGGCTGGCATAAGGCCGGTTCGATTCTGGAGACTCCCATGACGATTTCCCTTCCTACGGGCAGTGCCGCTGCCGCCACTGCTTCGCAATCGAGCAAAGCGGCCCAGCCGTTACCTGCGGCAGGAGCCGACAAGGCCAAGGCCAGCGGTGACTCCCAGGTGAAAAGTGCTGAAGCGTCTGCCCGCAGCGCCTTGAATGTGCAGATTTTGCAGTCGTCCTTGGAAGTGTCGATCCAGGCAGGGGATAAATCCCAGGCCCTGCTGTTCCGTTCGGCCATCGACAAGATCAATGAAGCGCTTGCTCCGGATCTGGGGCCCGATGCCCTGCAAGGTGCCATGAGCCAGGATAATTCTCCGGAGGCAACCGCCGGCCGTATCGTTGCCTTGTCCACTGGCTTTTTTGACGCCTACGCCGCCCAGCATCCGGGTGAAGATCCCGAGACCTTGGCGCGGAACTTCGTGGACCTGATCCGTGGCGGCTTCGAGAAGGGGTTTGGCGAAGCCAAGGAACTGCTCAAGGGATTGGGGGTGCTGAGCGGCGATATCGAGAGCGGCATCATGAAAACCTACGACCTGGTGCATAAGGGGCTGGACGATTTCCTTGGCGCCAAGCTTGCTCCGCCGGCCGCGAGCGATACCGCGTCCCCGGGTGGCGATAAAGCGACCGCCGCATCGTCCTGAGACGTTCTTATGCCTCATGCCCCCGCAGTGGATAACCGCGGAGGACTGCTGGGGGAGTTAGCCCGCATACATCCAGTTGCGGGTCAGGGGCAGGGAGCTGGCGTGGCCGTAAGGCGTCGCGAGGATCTGGTGGATGGCCATCCAGCCATGGCGAAAGCCGTGGGCACAACCGGCCAGGTAGACGCGCCAGATGCGGTAGCGCTTTTCGCCGGCGATGCGACGGATGGCTTCGGCGTTGGCCTCGAAGCGCTGCGCCCAGTGGTCCAGGGTCAGCGCGTAATGGCGGCGCAGGTTTTCCACGTCTGCAGTTTCCAGGCCGGCGGCTTCCAGTTCGCGCAGTGCCAGTGAGATGTGCGGTAGTTCCCCGTTGGGAAAGACATAGCGGTCGATGAATCGGCCGCCCCCCCAGGGAGTTTCTCCCGATTCGGGATCAGTGGACGTGATGCCGTGGTTGAGCACGATGCCGTCATCCTTGAGCAGATGGCGCAGGGTGGTGAAGTAGCCGCGCAGGTGTTTGAGGCCGACGTGCTCGAACATGCCGATGCTGGTGATGCGGTCGAACTTGCCCGTCATGTCCCGGTAGTCGGTGAGATGCACCTCGCAGCGATTGGCCAGGCCGGCCCTGGCAATGCGCTCCTTGGCTAGCTCGTATTGCTGCTGTGACAGGGTGATGCCCACGGCTGTGGCGCCATATTTTTCCACGGCCCGCAGGATCAGGGCGCCCCAGCCACAACCGATGTCGAGCAGGCGATCGCCGGGACGGAGGCGGATCTTGGTCAGGATGTGGTCGAGCTTGGCGACCTGGGCTGCTTCCAGGGTGTCGTTCGGACGATTGAAATAGGCGCAGGAATAGATCATTTCCTGGTCCAGCCACAGGCGATAGAAGTCGTTGGCCACGTCGTAGTGGTAGGCGATGGCATCGGCGTCGACCTTGCGTGAGTGGCGCACCATGTGGCGGATACGGCCGTAGCGACCGGTCGGTGCAAGGGCATGGCTGGCAAGCCGCGTCGCGCCGTCGATCAGCGTATGGAGTGGGCCTTCCACGTCGATATGGCCCTCGACATAGGCCTCGCCCAAGCGGTCCAGGCTGGGGCGGAGCAGGCGGGTGAGGCCAATGCTGTCGCGGATGTGCAGGGTGACGCCGGGGTCGTGGCCGAGGGCGAAGCGGGTGCCATCCCACAACGAAATCGCCAGAGGCAGATCGTAGCGGGTGAGGCGTTGGACGAAGTCAGGAAGCCGGTTGCGCCAAAACATGGACTGCTACCTCCCCGGAGCGGCAATGGGCAGCCAGCAACTAGCTGCTCAAAAAGGCGGGTAAAAAGCCTATGACGCCTAGTCTGCCGGTGAAGTTGCAACTTCGTCAGGAGCGGGGCTTGGTGTGTACCAGGCGGTGGGCAGGGCATTAGCCCAGCCCCAGCGTTCCACCAGCGCCGCAAATTGACCGTTCACGGGGGCCTGCAACAGCAGGGGGGCTCCGCTGATGGGGTGGTGCAAGCGGGTTTCCACGCAGTGCAGGAGCAGGCGGTGAGCGCCGTAATGCTCCTGGATCATGCGGTTGTGGCGGCCCTTGCCGTAGCGGGAGTCGCCGATGATCGGGTGGGCAATGTGCTTCATGTGGCGGCGCAGTTGGTGGCGCCGCCCGGTTAGCGGAGATAGGGCGACCAAGGCGTAGCGGCTGGTAGGGTAGCGGTCCACTGCAATCGGCACTTCGATAGTCGCCAGGCGTCGGTAGCGCGTGACAGCGGCTTGAACCGTTGCGCCGTTGGCTATGCCGGCTTCGGTATTGCGAGCGGTGTCGGGAGGTGCCTCGCCATCGTCCTGGCGTTCTAGGGGGTGGTCGATTTCCCCGCTTTCGGCGGGGTGGCCGCGCACCACGGCCAGGTAGGTTTTTTCTACGGCTTGGGTAGCGAAAGATTCGCTCATGGTGCGGCAATCCTCTGCCGACAGGGCAAACAGTAAAATTCCCGACGTGCCTTTGTCGAGGCGGTGCACCGGCCAGACTTTGCGGCCGATCTGGTCGCGCAGCATCTGCACGGCGAAGCGGGTTTCGTGAAAGTCGAGGAAGCTGCGGTGGGTGAGCAGGCCGGGGGGCTTGTCGATGGCGACCAGCGCGTCGTCCTGATAGAGGATGGTAAGACTCACGGCAAGGGCTGGTTCAACAGGTGCCGATGCGCTTGCCGGTCATGCGCTGCTGTACTTCGCCCAAGCCTTCTATGCTTGGCGAAAAGCGCATCTTGCTCTGCAGGTCGAAGCTTTCCGCTGCAACCGTACCGGTTGCAGAACCCGTCATGCTCTGGCCCCCTGTCTTGCAGGCCAGGTCGTAGGAAAACTTGCCGCCGCTATTCTTGACGTTACTCACTGTGCACGGGTTCTTGGGGTCGTTGGGCGCAATATGGCGGTTTTCCGCGATGTCCTTGGCCGTCAGGCAGCGCTTCAACGTTTGCGCCGGTATGGCGGTCATGCCCCCGGGGGCGGAAATTTCCATGCGAAATTCCCATAACCCCGGCTGAACCACCGGATCGGCTGCCTGCGCGGAGGCGAATGGAAGCAGGAGCGCTAAAGCCGGCAGGGCAAGGCGGTGAAAGGTAGGGCGGGGCATGGGAGTTTCCTCAGGTGACAGGGGAGGGGCGGGAGGTCCGGTCGGCAATTTTACGACGGGAGGCTTGCCGGTTCGGGCAATAAAAAAGGGCTGCCGGATTTTCCGGCAGCCCTTTTCGCAGTCGCAGGCTCGATTACTTGAGCATGTCGGCCACAGCGGCGCGCTCGCCTTCGAGCTCGTCGAGGGTCTTCTGGATCTTTTCCTTGGAGTAGGCGTCGATTTCCAGGCCTTCGATGACCTTGAAGGAACCGCCCTTGCACTCGCAGGGGAAGCCGAACACCACACCTTCGGGGATACCGTAGCTGTTGCCGGCGGGAGCGGGTACGCCCATGGTGACCCAGTCGTCGGAGCCGAGGGCCCAGTCGTGCATGTGGTCGATGGCGGCGTTGGCGGCAGAGGCGGCAGAAGACAGGCCGCGGGCGTCGATGATGGCGGCGCCGCGCTTGCCCACGGTGGGCAGGAACACATCGTTGTTCCAGACAGCGTCGTTCACCAGGGCCTTGACGTTGTCGCCGTTGGAGGTGGCGAAACGGTAATCGGCGTACATGGTGGGGGAGTGGTTGCCCCAGACCACCATCTGCTTGAAGGAGGACACTGGACGGCCGGTCTTGGCGGACAGCTGGGACAGGGCGCGGTTATGATCCAGGCGCAGCATGCCGTGGTA
This window harbors:
- a CDS encoding malate dehydrogenase, encoding MSKAPVRVAVTGAAGQIGYSLLFRIASGEMLGKDQPVILQLLDLPQAQKAVQGVIMELEDCAFPLLAGVVATDDPNVAFKDADYCLLVGARPRGPGMERADLLTANGAIFTVQGKAIAENANENVKVLVVGNPCNTNAYIARAAAIKVGRTNPNNYHGMLRLDHNRALSQLSAKTGRPVSSFKQMVVWGNHSPTMYADYRFATSNGDNVKALVNDAVWNNDVFLPTVGKRGAAIIDARGLSSAASAANAAIDHMHDWALGSDDWVTMGVPAPAGNSYGIPEGVVFGFPCECKGGSFKVIEGLEIDAYSKEKIQKTLDELEGERAAVADMLK
- a CDS encoding bifunctional aconitate hydratase 2/2-methylisocitrate dehydratase; this encodes MLETYRAHVAERAALGIPPLPLTAKQTEELIALLKNPPKGEEQALVELITHRVPAGVDDAAKVKAAFLAKVAKGEESCALVSRAKATELLGTMLGGFNIKPLIDLLGDAEVGGVAAEGLKKTLLVFDYFHDVAELAKSGNANAKAVLQSWADGEWFTSRPEVPASQKLTVFKVTGETNTDDLSPAPDAWSRPDIPLHALAMLKNPRPGITPEEAGVRGPVKFLEELRAKGNLVAYVGDVVGTGSSRKSATNSVLWFTGEDIPFVPNKRFGGVCLGSKIAPIFFNTMEDAGALPIEIDAGQMDMGDEIELKVDHASGKVTALKNGAVIAESQLKTLVILDEVRAGGRIPLIIGRGLTAKAREALGLAPSTLFRLPQNPADSGKGFSLAQKMVGRACGLPEGQGIRPGTYCEPKMTTVGSQDTTGPMTRDELKDLACLGFSADMVMQSFCHTAAYPKLVDVRMHRELPSFISTRGGVALRPGDGVIHSWLNRLLLPDTVGTGGDSHTRFPIGISFPAGSGLVAFAAATGVMPLDMPESVLVRFKGKMQPGVTLRDLVNAIPLYAIRQGLLTVEKKGKKNIFSGRILEIEGLPDLKVEQAFELTDASAERSAAGCTVHLNKEPIVEYMNSNITLMKWMIANGYQDARTLKRRIKAMEEWIAKGELLKADADAEYAAVIEIDLADIKEPIVACPNDPDDVKLLSEVAGDKIDEVFIGSCMTNIGHFRAAGKVLDGKSDIPTRLWIAPPTKMDAMILNEEGYYSVLGKSGARMEMPGCSLCMGNQAQIRKGSTAMSTSTRNFPNRLGIDTRVYLGSAELAAVCALLGKIPSVAEYMEQVNVVNQKAADIYRYMNFDQIAEFKDVADTVTL
- a CDS encoding DUF3617 domain-containing protein translates to MPRPTFHRLALPALALLLPFASAQAADPVVQPGLWEFRMEISAPGGMTAIPAQTLKRCLTAKDIAENRHIAPNDPKNPCTVSNVKNSGGKFSYDLACKTGGQSMTGSATGTVAAESFDLQSKMRFSPSIEGLGEVQQRMTGKRIGTC
- a CDS encoding SAM-dependent methyltransferase, which produces MFWRNRLPDFVQRLTRYDLPLAISLWDGTRFALGHDPGVTLHIRDSIGLTRLLRPSLDRLGEAYVEGHIDVEGPLHTLIDGATRLASHALAPTGRYGRIRHMVRHSRKVDADAIAYHYDVANDFYRLWLDQEMIYSCAYFNRPNDTLEAAQVAKLDHILTKIRLRPGDRLLDIGCGWGALILRAVEKYGATAVGITLSQQQYELAKERIARAGLANRCEVHLTDYRDMTGKFDRITSIGMFEHVGLKHLRGYFTTLRHLLKDDGIVLNHGITSTDPESGETPWGGGRFIDRYVFPNGELPHISLALRELEAAGLETADVENLRRHYALTLDHWAQRFEANAEAIRRIAGEKRYRIWRVYLAGCAHGFRHGWMAIHQILATPYGHASSLPLTRNWMYAG
- the acnA gene encoding aconitate hydratase AcnA — protein: MTQPNPYATTRQRFSTPAGRSGEFYSLPALAASGFPAISRLPVSIRIVLEAVLRQCDGNKVTGEHVAQLANWGAYAPRSDEIPFVVARVVLQDFTGVPLLCDLAAMRNVAADLGRDPKRIEPLVPVDLVVDHSVQVDVYGTPDALVRNMQYEFQRNGERYQFMKWGMQAFDTFKVVPPGIGIVHQVNLEYLFRGVRGKDGVYFPDTLVGTDSHTTMINGVGVVGWGVGGIEAEAAMLGQPVYFLTPDVVGVELQGKLNEGVTATDLVLTLTELLRRAKVVGKFVEFFGEGTASLSVTDRATIANMAPEYGATMGFFPPDEKTVAFLRNTGRSDEEADLFEGYFRAQDLFGIPRAGQIDYSQVLTLDLATVVPSLAGPKRPQDRIPLPEMGRTFDRLFSAPVADNGFGKSAQALGETVATAMPGVSLHHGDVLIAAITSCTNTSNPAVLIAAGLLAKKAVDKGLTVQPHIKTSLAPGSRVVTAYLEKAGLLEPLAKLGFALAGYGCTTCIGNSGDLAPEFNEAIAGNDVVAAAVLSGNRNFEARIHPSIRANYLASPPLVVAFAIAGRANVDLTAEPLGTGRDGQPVYLRDIWPSSDEINAVLPYAQDPATYQRLYADFTKDHDLWNAVPAPSGQVYGWPASTYIARPPFFDGFSMQPGTIQGIAGAKPLLLLGDSVTTDHISPAGSFKAATPAGQWLQGQGVTPLNFNSYGSRRGNHDVMVRGTFANVRVKNLMLPPKADGSRVEGGYTLLDGRQTSVFEAASAYLQRGIPTIVLAGEEYGTGSSRDWAAKGTQLLGVKMVVARSFERIHRANLVGMGVLPLQFQGQDSIQSLGLDGTETFDIVDLDDTLQPQQTLGLRITCADGTGREIAVTCRIDTPIEVDYYRHGGILPYVLRQLMA
- a CDS encoding DUF5610 domain-containing protein, with translation MTISLPTGSAAAATASQSSKAAQPLPAAGADKAKASGDSQVKSAEASARSALNVQILQSSLEVSIQAGDKSQALLFRSAIDKINEALAPDLGPDALQGAMSQDNSPEATAGRIVALSTGFFDAYAAQHPGEDPETLARNFVDLIRGGFEKGFGEAKELLKGLGVLSGDIESGIMKTYDLVHKGLDDFLGAKLAPPAASDTASPGGDKATAASS
- a CDS encoding pseudouridine synthase yields the protein MSLTILYQDDALVAIDKPPGLLTHRSFLDFHETRFAVQMLRDQIGRKVWPVHRLDKGTSGILLFALSAEDCRTMSESFATQAVEKTYLAVVRGHPAESGEIDHPLERQDDGEAPPDTARNTEAGIANGATVQAAVTRYRRLATIEVPIAVDRYPTSRYALVALSPLTGRRHQLRRHMKHIAHPIIGDSRYGKGRHNRMIQEHYGAHRLLLHCVETRLHHPISGAPLLLQAPVNGQFAALVERWGWANALPTAWYTPSPAPDEVATSPAD